GCCGCCCAGGACGCCGGCGATCGCCAGCGCCAGCACCAGCGTCGGGAGGGCGAGCATGATGTCCACCAGGCGCATAAGCAGTGTGTCCGTCCAGCCGCCGAAGTAGGCGGCGCAGGCACCAAGCACGATGCCGATGACTGCCTCGATGAGGACAACCGCCACGCCGATGAGTAGCGCGAAGCGCGTCCCATAGATAACCCGGCTGAAGATGTCACGCCCGAGTTCGTCGGTGCCAAACAGGTGCTTCGCGCCGGGTGGCGTCAGTAGGGCCTCGATATCAAGTGCGATCGGATCGTACGGCGCGAGCTGGCCCGCCAGCAGCGCGGCCACGGCCACGACCAGCACCAGCACCGCGCCCACGAGCATGAGGCGGTGGCGCCACAGCCGCCGCAGGGTCCAGACTGCCGGCGAGGCCACGCGAGCGGGCCGCATCTCACTCATACCGGATGCGTGGGTCAACCACCGCGTAGAGCAGGTCCACCAGCAGGCTGCTACCGACGACCAGGAGGGCCATCGCCACCACGATACCCTGCACGACTGGGTAGTCGCGCTTCAGGACCGCATCCACCAGGAGCCGCCCCATGCCGGGCCAGGCGAAGACCGTCTCGGTGATCACGGCACCGCCAAACAGCCATGGAAGCCGCAGCCCTATCAGGGTAATGATCGGGATCAGCGCGTTGCGCAGGGCGTGGCGGATCACGACGGCTCGTTCGGCCAACCCCTTGCTGCGTGCCGTGCGAATGTACTCCTCGCCGATAACCTCCAGCATGCTGGACCGGGTGAAGCGCGTGAACATGGCCGCGGGCGGCAGGCCCAGGGTCAGAACCGGCAGCACGTGGCTGCGCAGCCCCTCCAGCGTCCAGAGACCGCCGGCCCGTCCGGAGATCGGCAGCACTCCGAGCCAAACCCCAAAGACCATGATGAACAGCAGACCCAGCCAGAAGGTGGGCATTGACACCCAGAAGAGGGCCGCGACCCTGGACAGGTTGTCCACGGCGGTGTTCCTGCGGACCGCCGAGAGCACACCGGCAGGCAGGCTTACCGCCAGGGTCACGAGCAGGGCGAGAATGGTCAGTTCCAGCGTCGCGCCGACGCGCGGGCGGATCATCGCGACGACGTGATCACCGGTGGTGATGGACATCCCCAAATCGCCGCGCACGGCCCGCCCCAGCCATCGCAGGTACTGGACTGCCACAGGACGGTCAAGTCCCAGCTCTTCGCGGCGCTGCTGGACGATGTCCTCCGGCACATTGAGGCCGAAGAGCAGTCGAACAGGGTCACCCGTCAGGTGCAGGAGACTGAAGACGACAAGGGTGACCCCGATCGCGACCGGAATCAGAGCCAGCAGCCGGTGCAGGACATACCGGGTCATGCCGGCCTCGTCGAGCCTACTTCCTCGTAATCGCGAGCGCCCTCAGGTGGGGAGGCCACCAGGGATGCGACGCCAGCACCTCCAGGCCGCCCACTGACCTCTTCGCAGCGAGCAGGCTCGTGTTGGAAACCAGCGGAACCCAGACCGCGGACTCTACTACGATACGTTGCACGCGGTTGAGCGCCTGATCGCGCTCGTCGTCATCAATGGCCGCCCCGGCTGTTTCCAGTAGCTTGTCAAGCTCACTGTTGGCCCACCGCGAGAAGTTGCTGACCGGAATGTTCGTGGAGTGGGTCAGGAAGTTCAGGTAGGGCTGCCCAAGCCACCACGTGTTGCGGAAGATCCCGATATCGAAGGTCCCGGCCCGAGCGCGGTCATAGGCTGCTCCCACCTCGGCCGTCTCTACCTTGACGTCAATCCCGACTTGGCGAAGCTGGCTCTGCACAATAACACCGGCACGGCGCCATTGGTCAACGTTCGAGAACGTGATCAGCGTGACCTCGAAACGGTCGCCATCGCGGCGCAAGATTCCGTCCGGCCCGGCTTTCCACCCGGCTTCGGCAAAGAGCTGCTTGGCCCGCTCAACGTCGTACTTGTACGCGTAGCCCTTTACGCCCGGCCAGTAACCAATGGTCGCCGCGCTGATGAGGCCTTCCAGGGGCTGGCCGACGCCCAGCCAGGCAGCCCGCGCGATCGCCTCCTTGTCTATGCTGTGCGCTATGGCCTGGCGCACCTTTGTACTCTGGAAGAACCAGCGCTCCATGTTCAGAACGAGGTACTGGACGCTGAATGAGGGAGCCTGCATGACGATCACGTTGGGGTTGGCCCGGAGCTGCTGCAGGCCGGACGGGGTGACATCGAACGTCAGGTCCACGTTGCCGGCGGCCACCTCTGCCGTCATCGTGGCGTCCTCAGGCACGATCCTGAATACAAGACGCTGGAAGTTGGCCGGGCCGCGGTTGGGCGAGAAGGCCGGACCCCACCGGTACCGGTCAAAGCGTTCCAGGACGATCCGGTCGCCCGGAACCCACTCCTTGAAGATGTACGGTCCTGTACCAATTAGGGCCCTGATGCCGATGTCTGCCGATGGCGTGCCGGCTATGAAGGATGCCGGCAGGATGCCCGTATGCGCGTCGGCCAGGTCGGAGATAATCGCCAGGGGCTTGGGCTGGCCGAAACGGAAGATGATCGTGCGGGCATCCGGCGTGTCCATGCTGGTTATCCCACCCGTGCGCGGCCGCAGATACGAGGACAGCGGTGACACGGTGATGTACCGTTCGAAGGTCGCCTTGACGTCGGCCGAAGTCACCGGGGCGCCGTTGTGGAAGAAGAGTTCGGGCTTGAGCGTGACCTTGAGGGTCTTCCTGTCGGCAGACCACTCGTGTGATTGCGCGAGCAGAGGAACCACCTTGAAGTTCTTGTCCAGCGTGAACAGCGGTTCGGCCACGTAGCTCAGGACGACCAGCGAGTGGAACCGGGTCGTCCGCTGGGGATCCAGGTTTTCAGGCTCCTCCCCCAGTCCCTGGATCAGCGTAGCCGCGGTCTGCGCACCGGCAAACTGCGGCATTCCTGGCAGGAGCAGGGCGATCATGCCTACCAGGACGAGCAGCGCTATCTGCAAACGCATTCTCCTTCCCTCCTTGGTCTAGGCCCTCGTCTCAGAATCTGCCTGGTGGGCCATCCAGAAGCCAATGCTACGGTTTCAACCCACATCCATTCGTTCCCTGCCGAGTCCGTCGAGCGCCGGACACTATGGTAGCGATAGGACGCGGGCCAGAATGCCCGGGCCACTCCACGCTGCACGGGCTGCTTTGGCCGGAGGCGTCGGAGTGGTGCTTGCGCCCGCGCCAGACAACCCCTATAGATGAGAAGTGAAGGGCCCAGACCACACGAGCGGAGGTGGACGCCGATGGCAGACGAGATTCGCCTGGTGGAGTACTTCTACGTTCTGACATCCGACAAGCCCGGAGAGGGTGCCCGGTTCCTCGGATACCTGAAGGACGCCGGGGTGAACCTGCTTGCGTTCCATGGCTTCCCGGCCGGTCGGAGGGCGCAGCTCGACTTCGTCCCGTTCGACCCCGCGGCCTTCAAGGCGGCCGCGCGCAAGGCGAAATGGAAGCTGGTGGGGCCGAAGAAGGCGTTCCTTATCGAGGGCGACGACCGGGTGGGCGCGCTGGTGGACTACTACGACAGGCTGGCCGAAGCCAAGATCAACGTGACGGCCAGCAACGCGGTGGCCGCAGGTGCCGGTCGGTTCGGCGCGATCTTCTGGGTCAAGGCACGTGATGTGAGGCGCGCGGCGAAGGCGTTGGGCGTAAGGTAGGCGCGCCCCAAGAACACCCCTCGCGGTCCAGGTCTGTCCCTTGCGGCGGATCGCGGGGATAGGATCATCCGCGCGCGTGGGGGCGCTGGGACGCGCCGGGCTTTTCCTTGTAGTAGCAGTCACTTCCGCCCCCGGCACCCTGTCTGCGCGTGGTGTCGCCCTTCCGCCACCATCGCACTTC
The nucleotide sequence above comes from bacterium. Encoded proteins:
- a CDS encoding ABC transporter permease, whose product is MRPARVASPAVWTLRRLWRHRLMLVGAVLVLVVAVAALLAGQLAPYDPIALDIEALLTPPGAKHLFGTDELGRDIFSRVIYGTRFALLIGVAVVLIEAVIGIVLGACAAYFGGWTDTLLMRLVDIMLALPTLVLALAIAGVLGGGLGNMILAIGITGWREFARLIRGQVLVIRTSTYVEAARAMGAGDARILGRHILPNAIGTVVVYTTLEMPAALLWAASLSFLGLGAQPPTPEWGAMVAEGRGFVGQAWWVSTFPGLAIMTTVLGFNFLGDGLRDMLDPRTARGL
- a CDS encoding ABC transporter permease, which produces MTRYVLHRLLALIPVAIGVTLVVFSLLHLTGDPVRLLFGLNVPEDIVQQRREELGLDRPVAVQYLRWLGRAVRGDLGMSITTGDHVVAMIRPRVGATLELTILALLVTLAVSLPAGVLSAVRRNTAVDNLSRVAALFWVSMPTFWLGLLFIMVFGVWLGVLPISGRAGGLWTLEGLRSHVLPVLTLGLPPAAMFTRFTRSSMLEVIGEEYIRTARSKGLAERAVVIRHALRNALIPIITLIGLRLPWLFGGAVITETVFAWPGMGRLLVDAVLKRDYPVVQGIVVAMALLVVGSSLLVDLLYAVVDPRIRYE
- a CDS encoding ABC transporter substrate-binding protein gives rise to the protein MRLQIALLVLVGMIALLLPGMPQFAGAQTAATLIQGLGEEPENLDPQRTTRFHSLVVLSYVAEPLFTLDKNFKVVPLLAQSHEWSADRKTLKVTLKPELFFHNGAPVTSADVKATFERYITVSPLSSYLRPRTGGITSMDTPDARTIIFRFGQPKPLAIISDLADAHTGILPASFIAGTPSADIGIRALIGTGPYIFKEWVPGDRIVLERFDRYRWGPAFSPNRGPANFQRLVFRIVPEDATMTAEVAAGNVDLTFDVTPSGLQQLRANPNVIVMQAPSFSVQYLVLNMERWFFQSTKVRQAIAHSIDKEAIARAAWLGVGQPLEGLISAATIGYWPGVKGYAYKYDVERAKQLFAEAGWKAGPDGILRRDGDRFEVTLITFSNVDQWRRAGVIVQSQLRQVGIDVKVETAEVGAAYDRARAGTFDIGIFRNTWWLGQPYLNFLTHSTNIPVSNFSRWANSELDKLLETAGAAIDDDERDQALNRVQRIVVESAVWVPLVSNTSLLAAKRSVGGLEVLASHPWWPPHLRALAITRK